The Chelonoidis abingdonii isolate Lonesome George chromosome 12, CheloAbing_2.0, whole genome shotgun sequence DNA segment CGACTTACAGAGTGATGGCCATGAAAACCATTCTCCCCATCAATGACCATATGGCCCCAAAGTCTCCAATCTTCAAAAGGTAGTTAGTGGAGCTGGCTGAAcgttttttcattgaaaagtggtcttttaaaaataaataaattttttcacaaaaagttaTCCAAATTCATCATTCgttgtgttttcattttcaaatttttgcctttttttaattaaaaccattATCTAAAAAAACTGCAGGGGGGATGGGCTGTGAGTTTACCAAAAacccaattctttttttttttcaataatcttcaaaacagaaaaaaaagatttctttaattgaaaaaataaaGTGGGTTTTCAAACTCTTCCAAAATGAAAGTAACTTCAAAATTGTTTGCAAAACTAGCTGTTGACGATTCACCCACCCTTAGCATCTGGCCCTAAAAGATAAGCAGGGTGTTTAAAGCTGTGACATTTGAACAGGAGACCAGTCAGTCTTTGCAGGAGAGGTGGTGAAATATACAGAGCTAGATTTAGCCTCTCCTGCCAAGAGGCACGTACCAATCATTACAATTCTCACCCTATGGCTATTACGTTTTCTGCCTGCGATAATCTCCTTCAATATTGTTATTTTTCAGCTCTCAGCCTACAGTGCATTCGAGATCAGAAGATTCCAATTGCTGTGTGTGTCATCATCGCAGTGCTGGTCTCCGTTATAATTGCActggctggtgagtgcagatccCTGACCCCCCTGATCTCGGGGGCTAATTCTCAGTCACTCCATTTGTGGCCTCACTGCTAGACCACCCATTTCCCACAACCTCCTATCCCACGGTCTGACTCCTCCATTGAAGAAAAGTCTCTCCAGactctttccttttctcccatCTCAGACAGAGAGGAAGGGCCTGGATCTCCAGCACCTATAGTGCCAAGCAATGCCCACAGGACAGGCTGGGCACTGGGCCTCCCCAGGAGAGGACTGGGGACAGGGGTTGCAGAACCTAGGGGTCAGACAGAGGTTGAGGGGGATGTAGGGTGTGTGTCTCGGTCGGGTGGTCTGAGTCCCTTCTCTGGCAGGGACCCCCATTCAGACACAACTCCAGGAGCAGGACGATCTCTCACCACAGCACTACCTGCTTGTTTTCAGTGAGAACCCCCCAGACTTGCCCACCCCCCATCAACACCGCGTGCCCGGACGGCTGGATTGGAAACCGAGGCAAATGCTACTTCTTCTCCGAGACGGAAGGGAACTGGACATCCAGTCAAAACAACTGCTCTTTGCTCAGCGCCTCCCTGGCTGTGATTGACTCCCTGCAGGACCTGGTGAGGGAGAGACTCGTTTTTTGAGCGTTGCAAACACAGCTGAGGGGTCCAGACAATTCTTCAGTGCGAGCCACTGACCCACACTGCCCAGGGAGTGCAAAGCAAGAGGATGGCGGCCCTGAACGGCCAGCGTTCGGGGAATCTCTGCTATGTAGGTGGCATGGTCCCCATGAAACAAGAGTTCTGCTAACCCCAATGCATCATTGGCATGAAGTCACCCAGGGATACTAAGCCagcagcataatttagagcaactGCCTTCACTTACTTCTAGGCTCAGCCAAACTCAATTTTTATTCTGACAGAGAATATCAATATTTTTAAGCATTGTTTTAGATGATCAATTTACATTTTCGCAGTAATGGGGAAGTGGCAGGAGGCTCAGACAGTAGAGGGTGTTAGCAATAATTCTTCAGTGACAGTAGAGTAGAAATAGTCAATTATCTTTTGTCAGGGTCCACACATCTTGGTCAAGGTCAAGggccagactccagagaaaataataattatcATTTAAAAGATTTCTGAGTacgttcaaaagtgtctggtaATCTGGATGGGCCCTCAGTCTGCAATATTGACCACTCCTGCAGTAGGGGTTGAGATTGAAAAAACTGAAGCTTTTTGACCTTTAAGAGTCTGGCTTCGGGGAACTTGCAGATGTAAAAATAGCTCAGCTGAATGTGTTCACGGGCTAAAACCACCAAAATACTTCTGGTCAATTCCTGCGGgacagacagacaagttctcccacagcccaCTATGGACAACGCCCCAGAGGGTGCTAGGAACCCTAGAAAAGGATAGTAAATGCCCACAGAACCTGCAGTTCTGACTTCCGTTCAGGCCTGTGTATCGCCACAGGGACACACCCGCACCATTCAGATGTCTGGGTTTCCACTCCAGCACGGGCTTGGAAACACAAGTCCCAAAGACCTTCGCTTAGCGTGCGATGTAAACATTCCCAAATTGTCCACATCGTATTGCAAAGGACAAGGTTAATAGCTTTAAACCACCGCTAGTAAGTTCCCAAGCAGCATTTTTGTTATTTTGCTCAgttgtaaatttcaattattgatggaaatattttttcatcagtctGTGAGTGGGTGTTGATGAAACAGacatttattgacatttacctttaaaaatctaatccttccaagccaaCTTATTTAGCTGGCCCACATTCCCGGAGTACCTGAGCATTTAACCTCACAACTAGAGGTATGTGAATAATTGATTTGTTGGTTTGGTGGCCAAAATGAAAAATCCAAGGGGGGAAAACTTGgttcattttgaaccaaaactgatttttggTGAGTTAACTCAACCAAATGAAAGACCACAAGACATTTAGTTTGGGGTCAAACTAAACATTTCCCATGTCAGTTCAAAAACCAAAGGTCAAAACGAGTTCATTTCAAGATTTTCACAATGAATCATTTTTGACATCTtggttttcagtgttttttgGGCAAAAACTATTCACCAAATCCAACTTGATTATGGTATATAAATactttcatggggagaaaatgccAGGTAGTAAAGGGCCATTTAGCTTAGTGCCGAAAGTCATAACAAGAATGGCTGGGAGCTGAAGACAAATTCAAGTCGGAGATTAGGCACAAATGTTTAATGGTAGGGTTCTTAATCACTGGTACAAGCTACCGAAGGAAGTGACAGGTTCTCCATCTCTTGAGGGCTTTGAATCCAGATCAGGTGCCTGGCTGGAAGATCTGCATTAGCCAAACACCAGTTATTGGTCTCAATAGCAGGAGGAACTGGGTGAAGGTTAAGGCCTGCGTTAGACAGAAGGTCGGACTGGAAGgtagaatggtcccttctggccccaaACTTTATGAACCTATGACATTTCTCCTGCTTAATTTGGGGCAAGAGGGTAACTTTGAGGACATGCATCAGAGTTAAGAAGTGGATACCAAAGCATATGCTTCTAAGGGGGAGAGCGGCACTTGGGGAATCAAAGGTGGAGGGTAATTGAGGCCGGAGAATGAGGTGCATGGTAgatattttgctttgctttccgTAGGTTTTCATGATGCGCTATAAAGGGCCCCCTCACTACTGGATTGGCCTACGGAAGGAGCAGAACCAGAGCTGGAAATGGCCCAATGGAACCGAATTCAACAACATGTGcgtccttttctctctcttcactcTCTGGGGTACTGAGAACTGTAACAATTCATTAGCAGGAACAGAATCTTGGACCTCGGTATCTAAAAAGCAAAACCTtctgtttacatcagctgaagggTTAAACCTACTAAGAAAGATGTAGGCACAATTCTTACATGATAtcgccactagagggggacagagagcaAGGTGACATCAGCATGGAGTATGCAAGGTTTAGAGATGAGCCCATAAGACATGACTCCCCCTAGAGGTGAGAGATTGCAGCTCCTATGTGGCCTCCAATTACAGAGAGGCAGGGCTAGACAGCTTGTGGGAGAAGCCACTTGATAGCCAAAGCTGGGACCTCACAAAGTACAGCCAGGTTACCATGcttcttcaaaaaagaactaaatttcatggaggatagatccgtcaatggctattaaccaggatgggcaggaatggtgtccctagcctctgccagaagctgggaatgggcaacgggatggatcacttgatgattccctgttctgttcattccctgtggggcacctggcattggccactgtcggaagacaagatactgggctagatggacctttggcctgacccaatatggccactgTTATGGTCTTATGTTCATGCCTTGGGGAGCGGGCTTATAGCTGGTGCTGGGAAGAAGGGAATGTGTGGGAATAAATTGGGGGCTGAAAGAGGAAATGAATGGGAAAGGCTGGGAGGTAGGAAGGACCTGA contains these protein-coding regions:
- the LOC116829189 gene encoding C-type lectin domain family 2 member D-like isoform X2; the encoded protein is MEQKGRYLAVERRLPCTLSLQCIRDQKIPIAVCVIIAVLVSVIIALAVRTPQTCPPPINTACPDGWIGNRGKCYFFSETEGNWTSSQNNCSLLSASLAVIDSLQDLVFMMRYKGPPHYWIGLRKEQNQSWKWPNGTEFNNMFPVRGEGQCAFLNDAGVSSSRCYSERGSICSRPDDCTRRTPGAARGDTV
- the LOC116829189 gene encoding C-type lectin domain family 2 member D-like isoform X1 — encoded protein: MEQKGRYLAVERRLPCSKWRALSLQCIRDQKIPIAVCVIIAVLVSVIIALAVRTPQTCPPPINTACPDGWIGNRGKCYFFSETEGNWTSSQNNCSLLSASLAVIDSLQDLVFMMRYKGPPHYWIGLRKEQNQSWKWPNGTEFNNMFPVRGEGQCAFLNDAGVSSSRCYSERGSICSRPDDCTRRTPGAARGDTV
- the LOC116829189 gene encoding C-type lectin domain family 2 member D-like isoform X4 → MDWHSVCGLKMPALSLQCIRDQKIPIAVCVIIAVLVSVIIALAVRTPQTCPPPINTACPDGWIGNRGKCYFFSETEGNWTSSQNNCSLLSASLAVIDSLQDLVFMMRYKGPPHYWIGLRKEQNQSWKWPNGTEFNNMFPVRGEGQCAFLNDAGVSSSRCYSERGSICSRPDDCTRRTPGAARGDTV
- the LOC116829189 gene encoding C-type lectin domain family 2 member D-like isoform X3, which encodes MYRQPNRRPWSFPTRQSMDWHSVCGLKMPALSLQCIRDQKIPIAVCVIIAVLVSVIIALAVRTPQTCPPPINTACPDGWIGNRGKCYFFSETEGNWTSSQNNCSLLSASLAVIDSLQDLVFMMRYKGPPHYWIGLRKEQNQSWKWPNGTEFNNMFPVRGEGQCAFLNDAGVSSSRCYSERGSICSRPDDCTRRTPGAARGDTV